From the Limanda limanda chromosome 2, fLimLim1.1, whole genome shotgun sequence genome, one window contains:
- the LOC133019089 gene encoding neuronal acetylcholine receptor subunit beta-2-like → MTASTFLLLFTLSLTSSRAENAEERLVNYLLGPERYNKLIRPAVNKTQQVTISLQVSLSQLINVNEREQIMTTNLWLCQEWNDYRLRWEPEKYEGIKKLRIPSKLIWLPDIVLYNNADGVYEVSFYCNVVVSNTGDIFWLPPAIYKSACAIEVQNFPFDQQNCTLKFRSWTYDHTELDLILTSDYASRDDFTPSGEWDIVSLPARKNEDPNDITYLDITYDFVIQRKPLFYTINLIIPCVLITSLAILVFYLPSDCGEKMTLCISVLLALTVFLLLISKIVPPTSLAVPLIGKYLMFTMVLVTFSTVSTVCNLNVHHRSPSTHHMPAWVKRLFLIQLPTFLFMRRPGSSTIRNKLRQKYIDRSTVRKSRSQSCTEAKQYSNIRLGGIPTDSDSIYVNEEMAHRFCWGVGDAPDGGGGLSDLQRSLDGQCDADLEEAVDGVRYISEHMKTEDYDEGIIEDWKYVGMVIDRLFLWIFILVCVVGTLGLFMQPLFQSYNTPTADDTE, encoded by the exons atgacGGCGAGCACTTTTCTCCTGCTCTTCACCCTGTCTCTCACAA gtAGCAGGGCAGAGAATGCAGAGGAGCGGCTGGTGAACTACCTGTTGGGACCGGAGCGCTACAACAAACTGATCAGACCAGCGGTCAACAAGACCCAGCAGGTCACCATCTCCTTACAGGTGTCTCTGTCGCAGCTTATCAACGTA AATGAGAGAGAGCAGATAATGACGACCAACTTGTGGCTGTGTCAG GAATGGAACGACTACAGGCTGAGATGGGAACCAGAAAAATATGAAGGCATCAAGAAACTACGAATTCCATCCAAACTCATCTGGCTTCCTGATATAGTGCTCTACAACAA TGCCGATGGTGTCTATGAGGTCTCCTTCTATTGCAACGTGGTGGTCTCCAACACAGGGGACATTTTTTGGCTCCCGCCGGCAATCTACAAATCGGCCTGTGCCATCGAGGTGCAGAACTTCCCCTTCGACCAGCAGAACTGCACTCTCAAGTTCCGCTCCTGGACCTACGACCACACGGAGCTGGACCTAATCCTCACCAGTGACTATGCCAGTCGCGACGACTTCACGCCCAGTGGAGAGTGGGACATCGTGTCGCTGCCGGCACGCAAAAACGAGGACCCGAACGATATCACCTACCTGGACATCACCTACGACTTTGTCATCCAGAGGAAGCCGCTGTTTTATACCATCAATCTCATCATCCCGTGTGTGCTGATCACGTCGCTGGCTATCCTGGTTTTCTACCTGCCGTCCGACTGTGGCGAGAAGATGACGCTGTGTATCTCGGTGCTGCTGGCCCTCACTGTGTTCCTGCTGCTGATATCCAAGATAGTGCCACCAACCTCTCTAGCAGTGCCACTCATCG GTAAATACTTGATGTTCACCATGGTTCTGGTCACTTTCTCCACCGTAAGCACCGTCTGCAACCTCAACGTACACCACCGCTCCCCCTCCACCCACCACATGCCCGCCTGGGTCAAACGCCTCTTCCTAATCCAACTGCCCACCTTCCTCTTCATGAGGCGCCCAGGCTCTTCCACTATCCGCAACAAACTCCGTCAGAAGTACATCGACCGAAGCACCGTCAGGAAAAGCCGTTCCCAGAGCTGCACAGAGGCGAAGCAGTACTCCAACATCCGGCTCGGCGGGATCCCAACAGACAGTGACTCTATCTACGTGAACGAGGAAATGGCCCACAGGTTTTGCTGGGGAGTGGGCGACGCCCCAGATGGGGGCGGTGGTTTGTCGGACTTGCAGAGGTCTTTGGATGGTCAATGTGATGCAGATCTGGAGGAAGCAGTGGATGGAGTGAGATACATCTCTGAACATATGAAGACAGAGGACTATGATGAAGGG ATCATTGAGGACTGGAAGTACGTTGGCATGGTGATAGACCGTCTGTTCCTCTGGATCTTCatcttggtgtgtgtggtgggaaCACTGGGGCTCTTCATGCAGCCGCTGTTCCAGAGCTACAACACGCCCACTGCTGACGACACTGAGTGA